In the Campylobacter sp. MIT 12-8780 genome, one interval contains:
- a CDS encoding SLC13 family permease: MSQKAQLNKQKLKDEQFFKIFLGLVLAIFLALIATAIAFFYLKASIKVSILLGIMALLVTLWTNKALPMGVVSLLPIILFPSFGILETKQATANYANPIIFLFLGGFMIATATEKTGLHKVIAKTFLSRFPQTPKGVICALGFASIVLGSALSNSTVALLLLPVAMSISDDTFLRTRFLLTIAFAASISGITTPISSPPNLIYLGFLENIHMPSLSFTTWIFMMLPITLLMLFAMIKILSFNTEGKSLNLEAFTQMKSTKEQKRLLVFLCALLITLFINSPIKPFYNGLGLNENVVLLAFGLMMFLPKIGFLSWNDSKSIPYELIFLFGASFCIATAFSQAELSGAFEKFFLLFKDLPFVLFVFIASCCAIVATSFLSTTALIAIILPIINVATASFLDETHRMLVMLIITICASFSFMIPISTPPNAIVFAQGGIKTLDMMKFGSLLTLVGIVLVTLFGVWYWWLFIF; encoded by the coding sequence ATGAGCCAAAAAGCCCAGCTTAACAAACAAAAATTAAAAGATGAGCAATTTTTTAAAATTTTTTTAGGCTTGGTTTTGGCAATATTTCTTGCCCTCATCGCTACAGCGATAGCATTTTTTTACCTCAAAGCTTCCATTAAAGTTTCTATCTTGCTTGGTATAATGGCACTTTTGGTGACTTTGTGGACGAACAAAGCTTTGCCTATGGGCGTTGTTTCCTTGCTTCCTATTATACTTTTTCCTAGTTTTGGAATTTTAGAGACAAAGCAAGCCACTGCAAATTATGCTAATCCCATAATATTTTTGTTTTTAGGTGGCTTTATGATTGCTACAGCTACTGAAAAAACAGGACTTCACAAGGTGATCGCCAAGACTTTTTTAAGCCGCTTTCCTCAAACCCCAAAAGGTGTGATTTGCGCTCTTGGCTTTGCAAGTATAGTGCTTGGCTCTGCTTTGTCAAACTCAACCGTAGCTCTTTTACTCTTACCTGTTGCGATGTCAATCAGTGATGATACTTTTTTAAGAACGCGTTTTTTGCTTACTATAGCCTTTGCAGCAAGTATTAGTGGGATCACAACGCCTATTTCAAGTCCGCCAAATTTAATCTATCTTGGCTTTTTAGAAAATATCCACATGCCAAGTCTAAGCTTTACAACTTGGATTTTTATGATGCTTCCTATCACTTTGCTTATGCTTTTTGCGATGATTAAAATTCTTTCTTTTAATACTGAGGGCAAGAGCTTGAATTTAGAAGCTTTTACACAGATGAAAAGCACCAAAGAGCAAAAACGTTTGCTTGTATTTTTGTGCGCTTTACTCATCACTCTTTTTATAAACTCGCCTATAAAGCCATTTTACAATGGTTTGGGCTTAAATGAAAATGTGGTTTTGCTTGCCTTTGGTTTGATGATGTTTTTGCCAAAAATAGGCTTTTTATCATGGAATGATTCAAAATCCATACCTTATGAACTTATCTTTTTGTTTGGAGCAAGCTTTTGTATCGCCACAGCTTTTTCTCAAGCTGAGCTAAGTGGGGCATTTGAGAAGTTTTTCTTGCTTTTTAAGGATTTGCCTTTTGTGCTTTTTGTGTTTATCGCAAGTTGTTGTGCTATCGTTGCTACGAGCTTTTTATCCACTACAGCACTTATTGCTATCATCTTGCCTATCATTAATGTCGCTACAGCAAGCTTTTTAGATGAAACGCACCGCATGCTTGTTATGCTTATCATCACGATTTGTGCGAGCTTTTCTTTTATGATCCCTATCTCAACCCCGCCAAATGCTATAGTTTTTGCTCAAGGTGGGATTAAAACTTTAGATATGATGAAATTTGGAAGCTTACTTACCCTTGTTGGTATTGTTTTAGTAACTTTGTTTGGGGTGTGGTATTGGTGGCTTTTTATCTTTTAA
- the argF gene encoding ornithine carbamoyltransferase, translated as MRHCLTLRDFSKDEILALVAKASELKKNPQKLLIDKTLAMIFEKNSTRTRMAFELGITQLGGKALFLSSNDLQLSRGEPIKDTARVIASMVDFVMLRVNSHETLLEFVKYSKAPIINGLSDLYHPTQVLGDLLTIKEYNKKGKIAYIGDSNNMCNSWLITASILGFELSIATPKGYKINENVLEFALNEAKKSGAKLSFTNDKFEALAGKEVIITDTWVSMGQEAEKVKRLKDFEGFIIDEEAMKKAEKEAIFLHCLPAYRGYEVSEEVFEAHSKEVFDEAVNRLYVVKSLLCFLDAHR; from the coding sequence ATGAGGCATTGTTTGACTTTAAGGGATTTTAGCAAAGATGAAATTCTAGCTCTTGTAGCTAAGGCTAGCGAGCTTAAAAAAAATCCGCAAAAATTGCTTATCGATAAAACTTTGGCGATGATTTTTGAAAAAAACTCTACACGCACTCGAATGGCTTTTGAGCTTGGCATTACTCAGCTTGGCGGTAAGGCTTTGTTTTTAAGCTCAAATGACTTGCAACTTAGTCGTGGCGAGCCTATCAAAGATACGGCTAGGGTTATTGCGAGTATGGTTGATTTTGTTATGCTTAGAGTCAATTCTCATGAAACCTTGCTTGAATTTGTTAAATACTCCAAAGCACCTATCATCAATGGCTTAAGTGATTTGTATCATCCAACTCAAGTTTTAGGGGACTTGCTTACCATCAAAGAATACAACAAAAAAGGCAAAATCGCTTATATAGGCGATAGCAACAATATGTGTAATTCTTGGCTTATCACGGCTTCAATACTTGGCTTTGAGCTTAGCATTGCTACACCAAAAGGCTATAAGATCAACGAAAATGTGCTTGAGTTTGCACTCAATGAAGCTAAAAAATCAGGTGCAAAACTCAGCTTTACAAATGATAAATTTGAAGCCCTAGCAGGTAAAGAAGTCATCATCACTGATACTTGGGTTTCTATGGGACAAGAGGCTGAAAAAGTAAAGAGGCTTAAAGACTTTGAAGGTTTTATCATCGATGAAGAAGCGATGAAAAAAGCTGAAAAAGAAGCGATTTTCTTGCACTGCTTGCCAGCGTATAGAGGCTATGAAGTAAGCGAAGAAGTGTTTGAAGCTCATAGCAAAGAAGTGTTTGATGAGGCGGTAAATAGGCTTTATGTAGTAAAGTCTTTGCTTTGTTTTTTAGACGCTCATCGTTAA
- the hemB gene encoding porphobilinogen synthase, producing MFKRLRRLRMNENLRAMLKETSLKIEDFIYPLFVVNGNNVKKEISSMPGVFQLSIDELLKECKELVSLDIKAIILFGVIENELKDSCGSEALDENSLIARAIRAIKAEYPQLFIITDLCFCEYTDHGHCGIIDPHTKSVANDLTLEISAKQALVHARAGADMIAPSGMMDGIIATLRKALDENGFENLPIMAYSTKFASAFYGPFRDVAESAPSYGDRKSYQMDYANAKEALLESLEDEKQGADILMVKPALAYLDIIKELAHHTLLPICVYNVSGEYALLKAGAKLGVIEYEKLMVETMIAFKRAGAKLIISYHAKEVARLIKEGKI from the coding sequence ATGTTTAAAAGACTAAGAAGATTGCGAATGAATGAAAATTTAAGAGCTATGCTAAAAGAAACTTCCCTAAAAATAGAGGACTTCATATATCCGCTTTTTGTGGTAAATGGTAACAATGTAAAAAAAGAAATTTCTTCAATGCCCGGTGTGTTTCAGCTTAGTATTGATGAGCTTTTAAAAGAGTGCAAGGAACTTGTAAGCTTAGATATCAAGGCGATCATACTTTTTGGGGTGATAGAAAATGAGCTAAAAGATAGCTGTGGCAGCGAAGCGCTTGATGAAAACTCACTCATTGCAAGAGCTATTAGGGCTATTAAGGCTGAGTATCCACAGCTTTTTATCATCACTGATCTTTGCTTTTGTGAATACACCGATCATGGACATTGCGGTATCATTGATCCGCACACTAAAAGCGTGGCAAATGATCTTACCCTTGAAATTTCAGCCAAGCAAGCCCTAGTGCATGCAAGAGCTGGAGCTGATATGATCGCACCAAGTGGTATGATGGATGGCATTATCGCTACTTTGAGAAAAGCCCTTGATGAAAATGGCTTTGAAAACCTACCTATAATGGCGTATTCAACTAAATTTGCTTCAGCTTTTTATGGACCTTTTAGAGATGTAGCTGAATCTGCTCCAAGTTATGGAGATAGAAAAAGCTATCAAATGGACTATGCTAACGCTAAAGAAGCACTTTTAGAAAGCCTTGAAGATGAAAAGCAAGGCGCTGATATACTCATGGTAAAACCAGCCCTTGCATATCTTGATATCATCAAAGAGCTAGCTCATCACACTTTGCTTCCAATTTGTGTATATAATGTCAGCGGCGAATATGCTTTACTTAAAGCTGGCGCAAAGCTAGGCGTGATAGAGTATGAAAAGCTAATGGTAGAAACGATGATCGCCTTTAAAAGAGCTGGCGCAAAGCTAATCATCAGCTATCATGCTAAAGAAGTAGCAAGGTTGATAAAAGAGGGGAAAATTTAA
- the ribA gene encoding GTP cyclohydrolase II, translated as MDIKISDQANLPSKFGQFQIQSFKEKLASGEEKEHLCIIKGDLKGVVNIRIHSECLTGDALGSLKCDCGPQLEFALDYIEKNGGLIIYLRQEGRGIGLFNKVNAYALQDCGLNTIEANLKLGFKADERHYEVVDFILKHYQIKEVNLLTNNPLKLDSLGVKVLQRVPILIKANRFNEGYLKVKQEQMGHLL; from the coding sequence TTGGATATAAAAATTTCAGATCAAGCAAATTTACCAAGCAAATTTGGGCAGTTTCAAATTCAAAGCTTTAAAGAAAAGCTTGCAAGTGGCGAGGAAAAAGAGCATTTATGTATCATAAAAGGCGATTTAAAGGGTGTTGTTAATATAAGAATTCATTCAGAATGCCTTACAGGAGATGCTTTAGGAAGCTTAAAATGCGATTGTGGTCCTCAGCTTGAGTTTGCACTTGATTATATAGAAAAAAACGGCGGTTTAATCATTTATCTTAGGCAAGAAGGGCGTGGAATAGGGCTTTTTAATAAAGTCAATGCTTATGCCTTGCAAGATTGTGGGCTAAATACCATAGAAGCGAATCTCAAGCTTGGTTTTAAGGCTGATGAGAGGCATTATGAAGTTGTTGATTTTATACTCAAGCATTATCAAATCAAAGAAGTCAATTTGCTTACAAATAACCCCTTAAAGCTTGATAGCTTAGGCGTTAAGGTGCTTCAAAGAGTGCCGATTTTAATCAAAGCAAACCGCTTTAATGAAGGCTATCTTAAGGTAAAGCAAGAACAAATGGGGCATTTGCTTTAA
- the rsmG gene encoding 16S rRNA (guanine(527)-N(7))-methyltransferase RsmG yields MLEYIKKLSLSEQKKFENQCLEYKTLLSEFNKVHNLSHFKDLDKEIYDSVKALDFKDLSFVKTAVDIGSGAGFPALFLALFLRADFHLFEPNAKKSAFLRLIKTRLKLANLHIHKEKIELFKPKFKADLITSRALMKVEPLIKLCEGFFDTNSLFLLYKGSELENELMHLKEVEIINDKQRKYCFIKGAEALKTLKTIKADKR; encoded by the coding sequence ATGCTTGAGTATATCAAAAAGCTAAGTTTAAGCGAGCAAAAAAAGTTTGAAAATCAATGCTTAGAGTATAAAACGCTTTTAAGTGAATTTAATAAAGTGCATAATCTTAGCCATTTTAAAGACTTAGATAAAGAAATTTATGATAGTGTAAAAGCGCTTGATTTTAAAGACTTAAGCTTTGTTAAAACAGCGGTTGATATAGGTTCTGGGGCAGGTTTTCCAGCTCTTTTTTTAGCTCTTTTTTTAAGGGCTGATTTTCATCTTTTTGAGCCAAATGCTAAAAAATCAGCCTTTTTAAGACTTATAAAAACGCGTTTAAAGCTTGCAAATTTACACATTCATAAAGAAAAAATCGAGCTTTTTAAGCCCAAATTTAAAGCCGATCTCATCACCTCAAGAGCCTTGATGAAAGTTGAGCCACTTATCAAGCTTTGCGAGGGATTTTTTGATACAAATTCGCTTTTTTTACTTTATAAAGGAAGCGAGCTTGAAAATGAGCTTATGCACCTCAAAGAAGTTGAAATCATCAATGACAAACAAAGAAAATATTGCTTTATCAAAGGAGCTGAAGCGTTAAAGACATTAAAAACTATAAAAGCTGATAAAAGATAA